Proteins found in one Oryza glaberrima chromosome 4, OglaRS2, whole genome shotgun sequence genomic segment:
- the LOC127771450 gene encoding vetispiradiene synthase 3-like: MVMGQENHQRRAVHPEDSKWTEYFINAPALSCSCQTLEESIKERRDKLVTKVHCMIQGYTSSKIHLSHGMKIVDAIERLGVGYHFHEEIGMFMRVLNDTPARENDMAEAALRFRLLRQHHYNAPSDVFGCFLDKNGDFKETLRHDVDALLSLYEAAHLGKCDEDLLKSAVVFTTSCLSAMAENDQLPQPLLEKVEHALTSPTQRRMKRLEAKLYISIYENDEDSNHDILELAKLDFHILQQMHRDEARRFSLWYKELNVRSTLGPYIRERPVECYFWSLCVFYEPQYAKARMMFARLIKIFSLFDDTFDSYGTLEELHLFNNAVQSWDEGAAKQIGDYFGYVMSLLSKTLNEFVVGGASPLGIDCTKKTIKEASRCMLQEIIWREEGQVPLLHDHLKFSTISTLYWALACISFVDHRMDANDDVSIFCWAISSPKIIENSAMITRLMDDISGHEWEKDGGGVPTAVECYMKEYGVTVQEAKKALWCLVEEQWRSINQEFLSNTTVPIPLLTRVINLARLMETLYKTTNGYTHCSGVTDPISNVLDTCVSH, encoded by the exons ATGGTTATGGGACAGGAAAACCATCAACGACGGGCTGTGCATCCGGAGGACAGCAAATGGACGGAATATTTTATCAACGCACCTGCGTTGTCTTGTTCGTGCCAG ACGCTAGAGGAATCAATCAAGGAGAGGCGAGACAAGCTTGTGACCAAGGTTCATTGCATGATCCAAGGATACACATCTAGCAAGATTCATCTGTCACATGGGATGAAGATCGTTGATGCTATAGAGCGCCTCGGTGTCGGTTACCATTTCCATGAGGAGATAGGCATGTTCATGCGAGTCCTAAACGACACTCCTGCTAGGGAGAATGACATGGCCGAAGCTGCTCTTCGGTTCAGGCTGCTGAGGCAGCACCACTACAATGCTCCCAGTG ATGTTTTTGGGTGTTTCTTGGACAAGAATGGAGACTTCAAGGAAACCCTGCGACATGACGTTGATGCTCTTCTTAGCCTGTATGAGGCAGCTCATCTTGGCAAGTGCGATGAGGACTTGCTCAAAAGTGCCGTCGTCTTCACTACCAGCTGCCTCTCAGCCATGGCAGAAAATGACCAATTGCCCCAGCCTTTATTAGAGAAAGTAGAGCATGCACTGACCTCGCCGACGCAAAGGAGGATGAAGAGGCTGGAGGCCAAGCTCTACATCTCCATCTATGAGAACGATGAGGATAGCAACCACGACATACTGGAGCTTGCTAAGTTGGACTTTCACATCTTGCAGCAGATGCACCGAGATGAGGCCAGGAGATTCTCACT GTGGTACAAGGAACTTAACGTTCGGAGCACACTGGGTCCATACATACGAGAGCGCCCAGTGGAGTGCTACTTCTGGTCACTTTGTGTTTTCTATGAACCACAGTATGCCAAGGCACGGATGATGTTTGCAAGACTTATCAAGATATTTTCCTTGTTTGATGATACATTTGATTCATATGGCACCTTGGAAGAGCTTCACCTGTTCAACAATGCTGTCCAAAG CTGGGATGAAGGAGCAGCAAAACAGATTGGTGATTACTTCGGGTATGTGATGTCCCTTCTTTCCAAGACACTCAACGAATTTGTGGTTGGTGGTGCTTCACCATTGGGAATTGACTGTACCAAGAAGACG ATCAAGGAGGCAAGCAGATGCATGTTGCAAGAGATCATATGGAGAGAAGAGGGACAAGTGCCGCTATTACATGATCATCTCAAGTTCTCTACAATTAGCACGTTGTATTGGGCATTGGCATGCATATCTTTTGTGGATCATCGCATGGATGCAAACGATGACGTCTCTATTTTTTGTTGGGCAATCTCATCTCCAAAAATTATAGAGAATTCGGCAATGATAACACGCCTAATGGATGACATTTCCGGGCACGAG TGGGAGAAAGACGGAGGTGGAGTCCCAACTGCGGTAGAATGCTACATGAAAGAGTATGGTGTGACAGTCCAAGAAGCCAAGAAAGCACTATGGTGCCTTGTAGAGGAGCAGTGGAGAAGCATCAATCAAGAGTTCCTGAGCAACACGACGGTCCCAATCCCCCTGTTGACACGTGTGATAAACCTTGCACGGCTCATGGAAACCCTTTACAAGACGACCAATGGCTACACACACTGCTCGGGAGTTACTGACCCCATTTCCAATGTCCTGGACACATGCGTATCTCATTAA